GCTCCGGTTTCCTGCCGGTCTGTGGCCGTGTCAACGGGGCCTGTGGGAACTCTTGCTATCTTGCGACAGGGGCGTATCCATATGTATCGTGTAAGCATCCAACCCGGACCGGCGGTCAAGACCCGACCGGCACGGCCGAGTCGTGCTCGCGCCGACTGCCAGCGGCGAACCTTGACTCCGTTTGTGTCCATCGGTTGCACGAAGGCCGCGGAGCACGTATGCGTCGCCCGCCCGCTGATCTGGAGAACGGCGCCACGGCCGGCGAGGGCGAAGACCCGCCTGCCGAAGAGTTCTGGTGGCTGCTGATGGAGGTGGCGAACCTCAGCCGGCGGCTCAGCGAACGGCGGCTGGCGCGCATTCACACGACGCCGGATCAGATCCACGCGCTGCACATCATCACGCTGCGCGAACAGATGACGGTCGGCGAGCTGGCGGCAGCGCTGGGACTGGAACAGAACAGCGGCTCGCAGTTGGTGGAACGGTTGGTCCAGCGCGGACTCGTGAAGCGCGACCGTGCGCCGGAGGATCGTCGCCAGTCGCTGATTACCGTCAGCGACGAGGGGCGCGCCTTGTTGCTGGCGGGCGAGCCGGATGCCGAGCTGCTGATGGAAGAGCTATGCTCGGAACTGCCGCCGGAGCAGATCCGGCAGTCCGCGGGCCTGCTGCGCCGCATGCGCGCCAACGCGAATCGCACCGCCGCAAGCCGTCCGCCCCGCTCCGATCGACGCGCCGTCCCGGGCCGCCGCCGGCGCGCCTAACCCCGTCCGCCTTCGTCCCCCGTCCCCGCGTTCCCGCAGCAATCAAGACAGGCGAGACAGGGTACGCAGATGAGCAGCGATACGTTCGCGGGCGGAAGCGAACGCGCGCGATTGCGCACACATCGGCGGGCCACGCGACGAGCGCCTGCCGCGGAGCATGTGCGTGCTCGGCGCCGCATTTCCCCCCGGCGGACACCGGCGGCGCAGCAGCTCCACGACGGTTACGAGGTGACATGCAGGTCAGGCGGCGCTGCGGCACGACGTGGCCAGACGCGTAAACAGGCGTGGCCCCGTGGCGCACTCGCGCGCTTGCGCTGCGCCGTGATCGCGGCAGCCGTGGATGGCACACTGCTGGCAGCCAGTGCGGCGGCGGCGCGGCTGCTTGGCTACCGCTCGCCCGCGGCCTTGATCGCCACGGCCGGGCATGTCGGCGCGGTTTTCGTCCCGCCCCGGGCGCGCGAGACGGTGCGGCTGTTCGGCGATGAGTGGGGAATCAGCGACTTCCGCTTCGATGCCGCCCTGCGCCATCGCGCAGGCAGACAGATTGCGGCGACCGTCACCGTGCGCCTGTTGCCTGATGCGCGGTCCCCGGTCGGCGGCGCCGAGATCGTGCTCGTGCCGAAGCGAGGACGGCGTGCGCGGCGGCGGCGCCGGCCGGGCTAGTTCCGGCGCCGGTGTGCAGCTGGCCCGTCTCAGGCGACGAAGCCGCTCGCCAGATAGCGGCGGTAGTCGCGGGTCCAACGTTGCGAGAGCGGCATTGCCCGGCGCAGCGTGGCATCGAGGCGGCATAGCTCCAGCGCGCGAACGCGCCGCAGGCCGGCCTCGGCGAACGCCGCCTGCACCGGCGCCGGCTCCAGGGGTCCGTTAAGCGGAAAGCCCGCGGCCGGCGCGGTGACGCTCCGCCGCGCGCCCGCGCCCGAAGGGGTCCGGCGCAGCAGGCGCGCGGCGATCGTGGCGATCGGCGCCAGGGCGCGGCCTCGCGGCGCCAGGCTGTCGATGGCGATCACGCGGCCGCCCGGGCGGATGACGCGTATCCACTCACGCAGCGCCGGCGCCGGCTGGGGCAGGGTCCAGATCAGGTAGCGGCTCACGACCGCGTCGAAGGCGCCGTCCGCGTACGGAAGGCGACGGGCGTCGCCAAGATCGTAACGGATGGGCAGCCGCCCGCGTCGCGCCTTGCTGCTTGCCTGTTCGAGCATGCGCGGCGACAGATCGATGCCGGTCAGCTCGTGGCCCGCCGCGGCAAGCAACAGCGCGACTACGCCCGTGCCGGTGCCGAGATCGAGGATGCGCAGCGGCGGCTGCGCGGGCAGCAGACGCAGCAGCAGGCCGCTCCAGGCTGCCCGCTCGGCCTCGCTCGACGGTGCGTGCCCGTACTGAGCGTCGTAGGTGTCTGCCGCCGCGTCCCAGGCCGCGCCGATGCGCTCCAGGATCGGCGCATCCGCTCGCGCTGCGGTCATTCTGCACTCCTTCTGGACGCCCCGATAGGTCCGTCGGGCGAGAGGGACCTACGGCCAGTGCGAGAGGTAGTAGCTCGATGCGACCGCGGCCGCGAAGGCCCGCTGCGCCGACGCCGATGAGGCGATGCGCCAGTCGTTGCCGTTGGCTTCAAGGTTGGTTTTGTCCTCGTTGAACCAGACGACGGCGCGGATGCGCGGATAGACGTGGGGGATCTCGTCGGTGAAGGCATCCGCGATCCACTTCGCCTTGGTGTCGCCCTCGGCGGCCTGATTCGGCTGCTCGTTGGCGCTTGCCATCTCCGCGATCATCAACGGCCTGGCGGAGAGGGCCGTGATGCGGTCGTACGACGCGCCGAACAGTTGCTTGAACCAGAGCCAGCCGCTGGGGGCGAAGTTGTAGCCGTCCAGCGCCAGCCAGTCGACGTAGGCGTCGCCGGGAAAGTAGGGCTCGAAGGGAACGGTGGCGGCGCCGACATCGCTGTCCAGCACGTTCGGAGACCACACCCACTGCACGTTGGTGGCGCCGGCCGCGCTGAACAGGTCGTGCAGGCGCTGCCAGGCCGCGACGTACTTCTCCGGCGTGTTGGCGCCGTTCCGCCCCCAGGGATACCAGGAACCGTTCATCTCGTGCGCTCAGCGCAGCAGCACCGGCCGGCCGTATGTCGCGAGTTGCTGCGCCCAGCCCTGGATGTAGCTGTCGAACCTGCCGGCAATGATGTTGTCGAGGCCGTACGGCGTCTGGTCGGCGCCCGTGCGGAAGTCCGCCGGCGACCAACTGATGAGCGGCACCGAGCCGTGCTCTGCGATATTGCAGAGCCAGCTCGAATCAAGGGCGCCAGCGTCGGCGGCAAAGTCGCGCCAGAGCATGACGATGGCGACGTGCTTGCCGGCCTGCCGCTCGAAGTCCGCCAGCCGGCTCATATCCTCCGGAGCGCCGGGCTGCCAGACACCGAGATAGGCGCCTGGCGCCTGCGCTGTGGCGTCGGCCGAAGGATGTTTGTAGGCCTCGTTCAGTGGGCTGTGCGCCTCCGCACCGGGCGAGCACGGATCACCGGTGTCCTGCGCGACGTGCGCAGGGCTTTCCTCGTCGCCCAGTGAACTGCTCGGTCGCCGCCAGGCGAACGTCAGCAGCAACAGGCCGACAGCCACGATCGCGGCCAGGGCCAGCAGCGCGGCGGAGACGGATCGCGGCAGGCGCACGGCGCGCGGCAGCATGAGCTCACGCTCTCACAGACGGCTTCGACAGCGGCGATCCGGGGTCCGCAAACGCTCAGGCGAGAAGAGCGAGCCACAGGCGAAGCCATCTCCCCGGATGCGGCGTGCGAGGCCGCGGACAACCCGGATCAGGCATCTATGTAGAGATATCACGAGACGGCGCGAGCGACAATATCCCCTCTGCCGTCAGCAGCGAATTGGAACGCGGCCCGCCGGCGGCGTCGCGCCCTCGCCGGCGTCGCCCCGTTGCTAATGCGACTCCTGCAGAGACGAAACCGTTACTGCGCCGCGATCATGGCATTTTTCGTACACATACATGTCAACTCTGCGTAGATTGCACCGATGCTGAATTCGGCGGCCGGCGGGAGGGCGGTTGCAAGGACGAAAAGGCAAACCCATCGCGAGGTGGGGACGCAAAGCCACGGGT
This portion of the Dehalococcoidia bacterium genome encodes:
- a CDS encoding MarR family transcriptional regulator, with the translated sequence MRRPPADLENGATAGEGEDPPAEEFWWLLMEVANLSRRLSERRLARIHTTPDQIHALHIITLREQMTVGELAAALGLEQNSGSQLVERLVQRGLVKRDRAPEDRRQSLITVSDEGRALLLAGEPDAELLMEELCSELPPEQIRQSAGLLRRMRANANRTAASRPPRSDRRAVPGRRRRA
- a CDS encoding methyltransferase domain-containing protein, with amino-acid sequence MTAARADAPILERIGAAWDAAADTYDAQYGHAPSSEAERAAWSGLLLRLLPAQPPLRILDLGTGTGVVALLLAAAGHELTGIDLSPRMLEQASSKARRGRLPIRYDLGDARRLPYADGAFDAVVSRYLIWTLPQPAPALREWIRVIRPGGRVIAIDSLAPRGRALAPIATIAARLLRRTPSGAGARRSVTAPAAGFPLNGPLEPAPVQAAFAEAGLRRVRALELCRLDATLRRAMPLSQRWTRDYRRYLASGFVA
- a CDS encoding glycosyl hydrolase translates to MNGSWYPWGRNGANTPEKYVAAWQRLHDLFSAAGATNVQWVWSPNVLDSDVGAATVPFEPYFPGDAYVDWLALDGYNFAPSGWLWFKQLFGASYDRITALSARPLMIAEMASANEQPNQAAEGDTKAKWIADAFTDEIPHVYPRIRAVVWFNEDKTNLEANGNDWRIASSASAQRAFAAAVASSYYLSHWP